The Alosa alosa isolate M-15738 ecotype Scorff River chromosome 9, AALO_Geno_1.1, whole genome shotgun sequence genome includes a region encoding these proteins:
- the LOC125300357 gene encoding uncharacterized protein LOC125300357, producing MAWTTSLDSLSAFTMMDVEKWADEGNRIPRSVLLKGYSNWIEGYITDIQVRRDEAGSVVRAKSFRSMRKNEPPYNLQIDFPSEGPFIGQSVCNCKAGQGHCNHQVGLLYTLAHLLKLQCKSVPPTISKTSLPQKWHVPPRTFGLTPKAINTMKISKLKPPTVCPPPKKYKRCDGILPNLYCPVPVPLPSDQFAKDLKSNLAAIGSNSQMYSLLLAAERHPVDKVATELGDVPLGSVLSYQALACPTSTTNVHHPPFPLPPQSCHYVTALTENESRFYSGMTVTLSDAETLEMETRGQSTNNTWHRV from the exons ATGGCTTGGACAACAAGCCTTGACTCCTTATCAGCATTTACGATGATGGATGTTGAAAAGTGGGCTGATGAGGGGAATCGGATCCCAAGATCAGTGCTTTTAAAAGGATATAGCAATTGGATAGAGGGCTACATCACCGATATTCAAG TCAGGAGAGACGAGGCAGGCAGTGTTGTGAGGGCCAAGTCATTTCGTTCAATGAGAAAAAACGAACCCCCATACAATTTACAG ATTGATTTTCCATCTGAAGGTCCATTTATTGGACAGTCAGTGTGTAACTGCAAAGCTGGCCAGGGACACTGTAACCATCAAGTTGGACTGCTGTACACACTGGCACATCTTCTAAAGCTACAGTGCAAATCTGTCCCCCCTACAATTAGTAAAACCTCACTCCCACAGAAATGGCATGTTCCTCCACGCACATTCGGCTTGACCCCAAAAGCAATTAACACTATGAAAATATCCAAATTAAAGCCACCCACAGTTTGCCCACCCCCAAAGAAATACAAAAGATGTGATGGTATCCTACCCAATCTATATTGCCCAGTTCCAGTCCCCCTACCAAGTGACCAGTTTGCCAAAGACCTTAAAAGCAACTTAGCTGCCATTGGAAGCAACAGCCaaatgtatagcctactgttagcCGCTGAAAGACATCCAGTGGATAAGGTTGCCACAGAACTTGGAGACGTACCCCTTGGTTCAGTCCTGTCATACCAAGCCCTTGCCTGTCCCACCTCCACTACCAATGTCCATCACCCACCCTTTCCTCTGCCGCCACAGTCATGTCACTACGTCACTGCTCTCACTGAAAATGAGAGCAGATTCTACAGTGGAATGACTGTCACACTCTCTGATGCAGAGACTCTTGAGATGGAGACAAGGGGACAGAGCACAAATAACACCTGGCACCGCGTCTGA